One genomic window of Haliotis asinina isolate JCU_RB_2024 chromosome 4, JCU_Hal_asi_v2, whole genome shotgun sequence includes the following:
- the LOC137281532 gene encoding aprataxin-like, protein MAAGAKRKVGMGDAPSAKRTSGHWSQGLLSSMDDPELRVDADDKLVIIKDKYPKALHHFLVLPKEKIANLKKLKSEHIPLLKHIHKKGTEIAEKADKNLQFRFGYHAVPSMSHLHMHVISQDFNSPFLKTKKHWNSFTTEYFIDSEDIIDQLEELGRVETNTTENEQMLKRELRCHKCSKTFSTMPALKSHIVLHNASKKKS, encoded by the exons ATGGCGGCAGGTGCGAAGAGGAAGGTAGGAATGGGTGACGCCCCGAGTGCCAAAAGAACGTCTGGCCACTGGAGTCAAGGTCTTTTATCGTCTATGGATGACCCAGAACTCAGAGTAGATGCTGATGATAAACTTGTAATTATAAAGGACAAATACCCAAAG GCTCTACATCACTTCCTTGTTTTGCCAAAGGAGAAGATTGCGAACTTAAAGAAATTGAAGTCGGAACACATACCCCTCCTTAAACACATCCACAAGAAAGGAACTGAGATAGCAGAGAA AGCAGACAAGAATCTGCAGTTTCGGTTTGGCTATCATGCTGTTCCTAGTATGAG CCACCTTCACATGCATGTGATTAGCCAGGACTTCAACAGCCCTTTTCTCAAGACAAAGAAGCACTGGAATTCCTTTACTACTGAGTATTTCATTGATTCCGAAG ATATCATAGACCAGCTGGAAGAATTGGGGAGAGTAGAGACAAACACGACAGAGAATGAGCAAATGCTCAAGAGAGAGCTGAG gtGTCACAAGTGCTCCAAGACTTTCTCAACAATGCCAGCCCTCAAGTCTCATATCGTCCTGCACAATGCATCCAAAAAAAAGTCCTGA
- the LOC137280918 gene encoding uncharacterized protein has product MELSKEELGNMVQLFKKMGMHPKDDTPEDLKAWMHGMSQQEGISIKVEDPGTTSPPSTSHSNPTSVSYQHFPRLPLFSGEHGKDTEYDLWRYEVDCLLESKTYSTDVVLQAIRKSLKGEAALVSMKLGHKATTAELLSKLRSAFGTLRSSSSLLSEFYSTSQRDDEDVAAWSCRLERLLFQLTELKNISREEQDEMLRSRLWDGLHSSLKTLAGYKYDAISNFDDLRLCLRELEFDLHRGKQDTTKSKPKSATVKMATTTETDKDRDLLELKGMMKDLKAEISKIKEQQTEISAHVYQSQSFTQPSLESYDDRQLQSHTWRGRGREPKRGRGKQFGQNTSWSREQSGDVQHGAAAPHYQHPSLQQSQSSGRRSTSQWDSTQPQGRNTPICYRCGYPGHLAYGCRILLDHQRRPLNLPGPMGRGYH; this is encoded by the coding sequence ATGGAACTCAGTAAAGAAGAATTGGGTAACATGGTTCAATTGTTTAAGAAAATGGGGATGCATCCTAAAGATGATACTCCAGAGGATTTAAAGGCATGGATGCATGGAATGTCGCAGCAAGAAGGTATCTCTATCAAGGTGGAAGACCCAGGCACCACGTCACCACCGTCCACAAGCCACAGTAATCCAACATCCGTGTCATACCAACATTTCCCCAGACTGCCATTATTCAGTGGAGAACATGGCAAGGACACAGAGTATGACCTTTGGAGATACGAGGTGGACTGCCTGCTAGAGAGTAAGACATACAGCACAGATGTAGTACTGCAAGCCATTCGTAAATCCCTTAAGGGAGAAGCAGCCTTAGTTTCTATGAAGTTAGGTCACAAAGCAACCACAGCTGAGTTGTTGTCAAAACTAAGGAGTGCCTTTGGAACACTACGTAGCAGTTCATCCCTGCTATCCGAGTTCTACAGTACCAGTCAGCGGGATGATGAAGATGTGGCTGCCTGGAGTTGTAGGTTGGAGAGGCTATTATTCCAGCTTACTGAACTGAAGAATATCTCAAGGGAGGAACAGGATGAGATGCTGAGGTCACGACTTTGGGATGGTTTACACTCATCTCTTAAGACTCTAGCAGGATACAAATATGATGCCATATCCAATTTTGATGACTTAAGACTATGTCTTCGAGAACTTGAATTTGATCTGCACCGTGGAAAACAAGACACAACTAAGAGCAAGCCCAAGTCAGCAACAGTCAAGATGGCCACAACCACTGAGACTGACAAAGATCGAGACCTTTTGGAACTGAAGGGCATGATGAAGGACTTGAAAGCAGAAATTTCTAAGATTAAAGAGCAACAGACAGAGATATCAGCTCATGTATACCAGAGTCAGTCATTTACACAGCCCAGTCTAGAGAGCTATGATGACAGGCAGCTCCAGAGTCATACATGGAGGGGAAGAGGCAGAGAACCTAAGCGTGGACGGGGTAAACAGTTTGGACAAAATACCTCTTGGAGCAGAGAGCAATCAGGGGATGTTCAACATGGTGCAGCTGCACCACACTATCAGCACCCCAGCTTACAACAATCTCAGTCGTCAGGTAGACGTTCAACATCACAGTGGGATAGCACACAGCCTCAGGGAAGAAACACACCTATCTGCTACAGATGTGGATACCCCGGCCATTTAGCTTATGGTTGTCGCATCTTATTGGATCATCAGAGGCGACCTTTAAACTTGCCCGGGCCTATGGGGAGGGGTTACCATTAG